The Cyprinus carpio isolate SPL01 unplaced genomic scaffold, ASM1834038v1 S000006552, whole genome shotgun sequence genome has a window encoding:
- the LOC122143979 gene encoding uncharacterized protein LOC122143979, producing the protein MSSVRGSSNPRVPLRDVTFQNKLLNLKDGPKIQVEVAPGEKLIAADEPEEDQDVVLKSFVCLEGEVVVQDEAVLVRRLEGEEDVSFGSLVCSAGEVQVSSLLMTELASGTLNTPVCTVAASVSAQPLGRSYCVRASPREDPENTVKLSDQDQEDLSEGRRGVSSREGEITFKGLCCSGGEMEIGDVSGMSAFMENLTEEQSVCCLYDVSADDARSSAAVTAGSTRDDHIYCRAEGTPRLRNTPSARQSLGGKHCGRRFQEKSGKSTDSGKVTRRPLFWTKTIC; encoded by the exons ATGTCATCGGTCCGCGGCTCGTCGAAT CCCAGAGTTCCGCTCAGAGATGTCACGTTTCAGAACAAACTGCTGAATTTAAAGGACGGTCCTAAAATACAG GTTGAAGTGGCTCCTGGTGAAAAGCTTATTGCAGCGGATGAACCCGAAGAAGATCAGGATGTGGTGTTAAAGTCCTTCGTGTGTCTTGAAGGAGAAGTCGTGGTTCAGGATGAAGCTGTTCTCGTCAGGCGTCTGGAAGGAGAGGAAGACGTCTCGTTCGGATCCCTCGTCTGTTCGGCTGGAGAGGTTCAGGTTTCATCCCTTCTCATGACGGAGCTCGCATCAGGAACCCTGAATACTCCTGTCTGTACAGTGGCTGCATCAGTGAGCGCTCAGCCTTTGGGTCGTTCTTACTGTGTCCGTGCATCTCCACGTGAAGATCCCGAGAACACAGTGAAGCTAAGCGATCAGGATCAGGAGGATCTCTCTGAAGGACGGCGAGGCGTGTCTAGCAGGGAAGGAGAGATCACATTTAAAGGCTTGTGTTGCTCTGGGGGGGAGATGGAGATTGGTGATGTGTCAGGAATGTCTGCGTTTATGGAGAATCTCACAGAAGAGCAAAGTGTGTGTTGTTTATATGACGTCAGTGCGGATGATGCTCGGAGCTCTGCTGCTGTGACTGCAGGAAGCACGCGTGACGATCACATTTACTGCCGCGCCGAGGGAACGCCACGGCTCCGGAACACACCGAGCGCTCGGCAGTCCTTGGGAGGGAAACACTGTGGGAGGCGCTTTCAGGAGAAGTCCGGAAAGTCGACCGACAGTGGGAAAGTCACTCGGCGTCCCCTCTTCTGGACTAAAACTATCTGCTAG
- the LOC109085370 gene encoding uncharacterized protein LOC109085370: MKNENASGHKAPCLEEGRSSRSAVSDVSPSSVRSVRCDHTAEIPASRLWPELPESPLLNSTSLANDDYACTPVPQDPAQKKDMGLKEASADHQQLKNAPQVLGDGPLQEQLRQMAEMLMVASGRVFARAPAAVEMRSACVWSSPVQQTERSTNTSAALEVSDACTSTDSLLWNLTPGDLEHVSRSELEQRLTSTLVMVEVLSQQLTSARAHDPSRDASPSDLREKLIQTDHTELTQNGTFRDLYGIALERIQSLEHDQELLLSLYDGVQAVRTGMNSFKCSTEDAIFKMKQIGDSVNVDQETLSRQLSQMKCVCGRYKETLRRMEQKMKDMTHRMDEALEQREAAFSVTQQVRDCHAARVAELEHTAGSHQELMTALKLAYPSLVDLSKSCMESIGAANEHLRRKHEDHTSLLAELRKAQELIRRTNPVLLQLRQRSVTAVESRGQHQAERDRAVQERDLVEAELEHTRSSLRDARQQVSDFSTQQSIMTSEMSVLREQLNQAEEERFQLQRRSAELSATVSSTLASYTSLEQTLASQTSKTH, from the exons ATGAAGAACGAAAATGCAAGCGGACACAAAGCACCGTGTTTGGAGGAAGGGAGATCTTCCCGATCAGCTGTGTCTGACGTGTCCCCCAGCTCGGTCAGGAGTGTGAGGTGTGACCACACAGCGGAGATCCCAGCGAGCCGTCTGTGGCCTGAGCTCCCGGAGAGTCCTCTGCTGAACTCCACATCGCTGGCTAACGATGATTATGCCTGCACACCTGTTCCTCAAGACCCAGCCCAGAAAAAGGACATGGGACTAAAAGAGGCTTCTGCTGACCATCAGCAGCTGAAGAACGCCCCTCAGGTTTTAGGTGACGGGCCTCTACAGGAGCAGCTCAGACAGATGGCGGAGATGTTGATGGTTGCGTCGGGGAGGGTGTTTGCTCGTGCTCCAGCAGCGGTGGAGATGCGCAGCGCGTGCGTCTGGAGCTCCCCGGTTCAGCAGACGGAGCGCAGCACTAATACCTCCGCAGCGCTCGAGGTTTCCGATGCCTGCACTTCGACTGACTCTCTGCTGTGGAA CCTGACTCCTGGAGATCTGGAGCACGTGTCTCGATCGGAGTTGGAGCAGAGATTGACTTCCACGCTCGTCATGGTGGAGGTTCTTTCCCAGCAGCTCACTTCTGCACGGGCTCACGATCCCAGCAGAGACGCTTCTCCATCAGACCTCAGAGAGAAACTCATCCAGACGGACCACACAGAGCTCACACAG AATGGGACGTTCAGAGATCTGTATGGCATTGCTCTGGAGAGAATTCAGAGTCTGGAGCATGATCAGGAGCTTCTTCTCAGTTTATATGACGGCGTTCAGGCAGTGAGGACTGGGATG AATTCGTTTAAGTGTAGCACAGAGGATGCCATCTTCAAGATGAAACAGATTGGTGATTCAGTTAATGTTGATCAGGAAACTTTATCTAGACAG CTCAGTCAGATGAAGTGTGTTTGTGGGAGGTACAAGGAGACGCTGCGGAGGATGGAGCAGAAGATGAAAGACATGACGCATCGCATGGACGAGGCTCTAGAGCAGAGAGAAGCG gccTTCAGCGTTACGCAGCAGGTGAGGGACTGTCATGCTGCTCGGGTGGCAGAGCTAGAGCACACTGCTGGGTCTCACCAGGAGCTGATGACCGCTCTTAAACTGGCCTACCCATCACTG GTTGATCTGAGCAAGTCATGCATGGAGTCCATCGGTGCTGCAAATGAGCATTTGAGAAGGAAGCACGAAGATCACACGAGCTTGTTAGCGGAG CTGAGAAAGGCTCAAGAGCTGATTCGGAGGACGAACCCAGTGCTTCTCCAGCTCCGTCAGAGGAGTGTGACTGCTGTGGAGAGCAGAGGACAGCATCAGGCAGAGAGAGACCGAGCCGTGCAGGAGAGAGACCTG GTGGAAGCTGAGCTAGAGCACACCAGGTCAAGCTTGCGTGATGCCAGGCAGCAGGTTTCAGACTTCAGCACGCAGCAGAGCATCATGACTTCAG AGATGTCTGTGCTGAGAGAGCAGCTGAATCAGGCAGAAGAGGAGCGCTTTCAGCTGCAGAGGAGGAGCGCTGAGCTCTCAGCCACTGTCTCCTCCACGCTGGCCTCCTACACCTCCCTGGAGCAGACCCTCGCCTCCCAGACCAGCAA GACACACTAA